A stretch of the Aspergillus puulaauensis MK2 DNA, chromosome 6, nearly complete sequence genome encodes the following:
- a CDS encoding WD repeat-containing protein (COG:S;~EggNog:ENOG410PJKX;~InterPro:IPR040132,IPR015943,IPR001680,IPR019775, IPR020472,IPR036322,IPR017986;~PFAM:PF00400;~go_function: GO:0005515 - protein binding [Evidence IEA];~go_process: GO:0006406 - mRNA export from nucleus [Evidence IEA]), translated as MAPPRRNLLPKERFSFAFGSLRTQSYHDPAAKGPGSHTIRSIAWNPTGQLVATGSADRTLRIWNPERSQPRYSTELRGHTAGIEKVLFNPARDSELASCSSDGTVRIWDVRSKTCVSRLDVGGEAFTLSWSADGKVLIAGRKDDTLVPISLESPSSPNISVGDSTSKSTIYKTLDSHPQPIQTNATTFSHHISTSESPDLHLFATTGEGTVKIMSYPSFETLHTLYAHTSACLSIALAPTGRYLAVGGSDALISLWDTTEWICRRTVSSSNGGAVRGVSFSFDGRFICGACDESGCGGNGIEIFHAETGESVHTVPTGGGSNTGISAVAWHPSRYWLAYSTTADFSGPGGLRIVGAAGGGNL; from the exons ATGGCTCCCCCGCGGCGAAACCTACTTCCCAAGGAGCGCTtcagcttcgccttcggATCGCTTAGGACACAGAGCTATCATGATCCGGCTGCAAAAGGACCTGGTTCTCATAC AATTCGTTCAATCGCATGGAATCCCACCGGGCAGCTCGTTGCTACAGGTTCTGCCGATCGCACCCTTCGAATATGGAATCCGGAGCGCTCGCAACCTAGATATTCCACTGAACTACGCGGTCACACTGCGGGCATCGAAAAGGTCCTCTTTAACCCGGCGCGCGACTCAGAGCTAGCAAGCTGCTCTAGCGATGGCACAGTACGAATATGGGACGTACGCTCAAAAACATGCGTGAGCCGTCTAGATGTCGGAGGGGAGGCATTTACATTAAGCTGGTCTGCCGACGGCAAGGTCCTTATCGCTGGAAGAAAG GATGATACTCTTGTACCGATATCCCTTGAATCGCCTTCATCCCCAAATATCTCTGTCGGTGACAGCACCTCCAAATCGACCATATACAAGACTCTCGAttcccatccccagccaATCCAAACCAACGCAACCACATTCTCCCACCACATATCAACTAGCGAGTCCCCCGATCTCCATCTCTTCGCGACGACTGGCGAAGGCACCGTCAAGATAATGTCCTACCCCTCCTTCGAAACCCTCCACACCCTCTATGCCCACACATCAGCCTGCCTCTCTATCGCCCTCGCCCCAACAGGCCGCTACCTCGCCGTCGGTGGCAGCGACGCCCTCATCTCTCTTTGGGACACAACAGAGTGGATCTGCCGCCGCACTGTCTCAAGTAGCAATGGCGGCGCAGTACGCGGGGTAAGCTTTAGCTTCGACGGACGCTTCATCTGCGGCGCATGCGATGAATCGGGTTGTGGCGGGAACGGAATTGAAATCTTCCACGCGGAGACCGGCGAGAGCGTACATACGGTGCCAACAGGGGGAGGATCAAATACAGGGATCTCCGCTGTTGCGTGGCACCCGTCAAGGTATTGGTTGGCTTATTCAACAACCGCGGATTTCTCGGGCCCCGGGGGGCTGAGGATTGTAGGGGCTGCGGGCGGTGGCAATTTATAG
- a CDS encoding putative C6 transcription factor Prf (COG:K;~EggNog:ENOG410PMB5;~InterPro:IPR036864,IPR007219,IPR001138;~PFAM:PF00172,PF04082;~go_function: GO:0000981 - DNA-binding transcription factor activity, RNA polymerase II-specific [Evidence IEA];~go_function: GO:0003677 - DNA binding [Evidence IEA];~go_function: GO:0008270 - zinc ion binding [Evidence IEA];~go_process: GO:0006351 - transcription, DNA-templated [Evidence IEA];~go_process: GO:0006355 - regulation of transcription, DNA-templated [Evidence IEA]), which produces MASYLDDQSQPQINFDIPPSHFEQNPTNQNPGQAATDSNNGDTSYVPRPKRIACAVCRRRKLRCDGRKPSCGTCSRLGHECTYDEARKKSGPKRGYVKQLEARLAQVETLLKTQEPSTTAPPNQEQNFSISMPNEPPGAGLHVMETSIHNSMNSMSPVEGQQVTELPPSFTPEGVDATSSFGWDMISLGLEEPFPAREVIEELNQIYFEKTHAFMPVIHRPRYMATMNFAPNSRPPACLQYIVWAHAAAVSEKYSNLHALFYQRARKYAELDQMKGLGESILSLAHCQTWLLIGCYEYKMMFFPRAWLSAGSASRLAVMLGLHRLDGEGLEVKQCLPPARDWTETEERRRVFWMTFCVDRYASIGTGWPTCIDERDILTNLPASEEAFVSGKLEQTSRLSDILVGEDLSTLSPFGSVAFVSCLLGRNLTHLHRPEAQDNDNDLNGVFWQRHRSHDNILLHFALSMPSHLRLPAGMGDANVLFCNLAVHTSTICLHQAAIFKAEKNRMPEQIILESKRRCIVAADQISSIMKMVSSMDMSKMNPFISFCVYVAARVFVQYLKFRPDDTAARSSLQFVFVVLDALKNQNPLTESFLCQLEVDIEGTPFQDIRLPSTGQQQARRSFFAGHTYGETAPNAGTLHRSLAAGKACSGGNAQSWDPNSKPDNRANLPACLPARPRPQPSRQPTSTSASTVPPLSSFSNLPGFSKATFNPSEDTTGTGILFDIEPPSRFHDVTNSAQESSTPSTMNSSSNTSFMRTDNSSSPKHSKPSSQSQDTPVQDSATATATGGFDATSLNQFIESSNQNPNTNNNALYSMGSMNPSAAAERSQQNMPSTWDFPINVTGDPNDPNTETIDLMTTDIDGFSGAQWAHIMGSGGWNP; this is translated from the exons ATGGCGAGCTATCTCGACGATCAAAGCCAGCCGCAGATCAACTTCGATATCCCACCTTCGCATTTCGAACAAAATCCCACAAACCAGAATCCTGGGCAAGCCGCTACGGATTCCAATAATGGCGACACCAGCTACGTTCCTCGCCCAAAGCGCATTGCGTGCGCTGTCTGTCGGCGGAGGAAACTCAGATGCGATGGGAGAAAGCCCAGCTGCGGGACTTGCTCGCGTCTAGGCCATGAATGCACATATGATGaggcgcggaagaagagTGGCCCGAAGAGAGGTTATGTGAAGCAGTTGGAGGCCAGGTTAG CCCAGGTTGAGACGTTATTGAAAACCCAGGAACCCAGTACCACTGCGCCCCCAAATCAAGAACAAAACTTTTCCATCAGTATGCCAAACGAACCTCCCGGTGCCGGCCTGCATGTGATGGAAACCAGCATCCACAACTCAATGAATTCAATGTCTCCGGTAGAAGGCCAGCAAGTGACTGAGCTGCCCCCATCATTTACACCAGAGGGAGTTGATGCAACAAGTAGCTTCGGATGGGATATGATTAGTTTGGGGCTGGAGGAACCTTTTCCGGCTCGTGAGGTTATTGAAGAGCT GAACCAAATCTATTTCGAGAAGACCCATGCCTTTATGCCAGTAATACACCGTCCTCGGTATATGGCCACCATGAATTTCGCTCCTAATTCACGACCTCCAGCATGCCTGCAATACATCGTTTGGGCCCATGCAGCGGCTGTCAGCGAAAAATACTCCAACCTGCATGCACTCTTTTACCAGCGTGCTCGGAAGTACGCTGAGTTGGATCAAATGAAAGGCCTTGGGGAAAGTATCCTCAGTTTAGCTCATTGTCAGACATGGCTACTCATCGGTTGCTACGAGTATAAGATGATGTTCTTCCCTAGGGCATGGTTAAGCGCTGGGTCAGCTTCTAGACTAGCCGTTATGCTTGGGTTGCATCGTCTAGATGGCGAGGGTCTCGAGGTTAAGCAGTGCTTACCACCAGCGAGAGATTGGACGGAGACGGAAGAGCGACGGAGGGTTTTCTGGATGACGTTTTGTGTTGACAGATATGCAAGCATTGGAACTGGGTGGCCCACTTGCATAGATGAGCGAGAT ATCTTAACAAACCTCCCTGCGAGTGAAGAAGCATTTGTCAGTGGCAAATTAGAGCAGACCTCGCGCCTAAGTGACATTTTAGTGGGCGAGGATCTGTCCACCTTATCGCCCTTCGGAAGTGTCGCATTTGTCTCGTGCCTGCTGGGCCGAAACTTAACGCATCTGCATCGTCCTGAAGCCCAGGACAACGACAACGATCTCAACGGAGTTTTCTGGCAGCGTCATAGGTCCCATGATAATATTTTACTTCACTTCGCGCTGTCGATGCCGAGCCACTTGCGGCTCCCTGCTGGAATGGGCGATGCGAACGTTCTATTTTGCAACCTTGCTGTCCACACGTCCACGATATGTCTCCACCAAGCGGCGATATTCAAAGCTGAGAAAAACCGCATGCCGGAACAGATTATACTGGAAAGCAAACGAAGGTGTATTGTCGCGGCAGACCAAATATCAAGCATCATGAAAATGGTTAGCTCAATGGACATGAGCAAA ATGAACCCTTTTATTTCATTTTGTGTTTATGTCGCTGCTCGTGTCTTTGTACAATATCTAAAGTTCCGACCTGATGATACGGCCGCCCGCTCTTCGTTGCAAtttgtcttcgtcgtcctcgacgCTCTGAAGAATCAGAACCCTCTCACCGAGTCCTTCCTCTGTCAGCTAGAAGTCGACATCGAAGGAACTCCATTCCAAGATATCCGGCTACCGTCgactggacagcagcaggctcGAAGATCTTTTTTTGCGGGCCATACATATGGAGAG ACCGCGCCAAATGCTGGGACACTCCACCGTTCACTCGCCGCAGGTAAAGCATGCAGCGGAGGCAATGCTCAATCATGGGACCCAAATTCGAAACCTGATAACCGGGCTAACCTTCCTGCTTGTCTTCCCGCCCGCCCACGGCCCCAGCCCTCCCGACAGCCAACCTCCACGTCGGCTTCGACAGTACCACCCTTGAGCTCGTTTAGCAACCTGCCGGGCTTCAGCAAAGCCACGTTTAACCCTAGCGAAGACACCACAGGCACAGGCATCCTCTTCGACATCgaacctccttctcgcttCCACGACGTAACGAATTCCGCCCAAGAAAGCTCCACTCCATCAACCATGAATTCCTCGTCTAACACATCATTCATGAGGACCGACAACTCCTCATCCCCCAAACACTCCAAACCTTCGTCACAATCACAAGATACCCCAGTTCAAGactcagcaacagcaacagcaacaggaGGATTTGATGCAACAAGCCTGAACCAGTTCATCGAATCCTCAAATCaaaaccccaacaccaataATAACGCATTATACTCTATGGGATCAATGAAtccatccgccgccgccgaaagGTCACAGCAGAATATGCCTTCCACTTGGGACTTCCCCATTAATGTTACCGGAGATCCTAACGACCCCAATACCGAGACCATCGATCTGATGACAACAGATATAGATGGGTTCAGTGGTGCTCAATGGGCTCATATCATGGGCTCTGGGGGTTGGAATCCTTGA
- a CDS encoding ribonuclease P protein subunit p40 (COG:A;~EggNog:ENOG410PPRK;~InterPro:IPR013893;~PFAM:PF08584), translating to MFGLEDDDASGREKCYTTVGQLSQFIDRKQPPTKKSPFSTILSHPLVHTVEVTLTKKAYTSIESSLNSKLQKLQYARTSMTLSSLIETDFFNTYIKKGNVLMLSEGRSGLDSVFTFVDGILKLELNKEVYERTGLTGKPVRHGGKKHGKERFLVELNLRLPSMLHGKKGFQRIEWAFKNVLNNPVTWLFFDLGTDSLGVAKADTALKGNNPEIISCEPVCTTKENITTPSFSRIEFTNETPESELKDLCVEVSEWLAMVSLQSRRVSADDDIDPYLCRYDAPEIGDASASDLVSLKWHGFIPPKWIMHLFITLFRETAPRVCKTPAWFSLSAGALGRGSIEGRDGYTIVVLPAVASSTGSPAPKDKDAKAQDARHFICWEYVGASIM from the exons ATGTTTGGGTTagaggacgatgatgcctCTGGGCGCGAAAAATGCTACACCACCGTAGGCCAACTGTCTCAGTTCATTGATCGCAAACAGCCTCCCACCAAGAAATCCCCATTCTCCACGATTCTAAGCCATCCACTCGTGCATACG GTCGAAGTCACCCTGACCAAAAAGGCCTATACATCCATTGAGAGCTCATTGAACTCCAAATTACAAAAGCTCCAATATGCTCGCACATCTATGACTCTTTCCTCCCTGATAGAGACAGACTTCTTTAACACCTACATAAAAAAAG GGAATGTTCTTATGTTATCGGAGGGTCGATCAGGGCTGGACAGTGTCTTCACCTTCGTAGATG GCATCCTAAAACTTGAGCTGAATAAGGAGGTTTATGAGAGGACTGGATTAACCGGAAAACCCGTCCGCCATGGTGGGAAGAAACATGGAAAGGAAAGATTCC TGGTCGAACTTAACCTACGGTTACCGTCAATGTTGCATGGTAAAAAGGGATTTCAGAGGATAGAGTGGGCTTTTAAAAATGTCCTAAACAATCCTGTAACATGGCTATTTTTCGACCTAGGAACGGACTCGCTCGGTGTTGCCAAAG CTGACACGGCTTTAAAGGGTAACAACCCTGAAATAATATCTTGCGAGCCAGTCTGCACAACTAAAGAAAACATTACAACACCCTCATTTTCTCGCATAGAATTCACAAACGAAACGCCTGAATCAGAGTTGAAAGACCTCTGTGTCGAGGTCTCTGAGTGGTTAGCCATGGTATCTCTTCAGTCTCGACGAGTTTCTGCAGACGACGATATAGATCCATATCTGTGCCGATACGATGCACCAGAGATAGGCGATGCGAGTGCTTCTGATCTAGTCAGCCTAAAATGGCACGGGTTTATTCCTCCGAAATGGATAATGCATCTATTCATTACGCTTTT CCGAGAAACTGCCCCCCGAGTCTGCAAGACTCCGGCTTGGTTCTCTCTTTCCGCGGGTGCCCTAGGGAGAGGCAGCATAGAGGGTAGGGATGGGTATACGATCGTGGTGTTGCCTGCGGTAGCCTCTAGTACTGGGAGTCCTGCTCCAAAGGACAAAGATGCGAAGGCCCAGGATGCTCGGCACTTTATTTGTTGGGAGTATGTTGGTGCATCAATAATGTAG
- a CDS encoding mitochondrial 54S ribosomal protein uL2m (BUSCO:EOG09262X31;~COG:J;~EggNog:ENOG410PFKQ;~InterPro:IPR022669,IPR008991,IPR022666,IPR014726, IPR002171,IPR012340,IPR014722;~PFAM:PF03947,PF00181;~go_component: GO:0005840 - ribosome [Evidence IEA];~go_function: GO:0003735 - structural constituent of ribosome [Evidence IEA];~go_process: GO:0006412 - translation [Evidence IEA]): MLQHRIALKGIRLPFRCMSSSSVRANSTGARQQTEPASSSDLDPSLAFAPPPIRLDSTINMRKYTPRTPGLRHLRRPVNDHLWKGRPVHKLTFPKRGHSKGGRNNTGRVTVRHHGGGHKRRIRMIDFKRDAPGPHLVERIEHDPGRSAHIALVRSKETQKLSYIVAADGLREGDVVQSYMAGIPEDLWKSMGGTVDPGVMAARTAWRGNCLPLHMVPVGTLIFNIGLRPDGGGQLCRSAGTYGTLISKGVNQVNAADKEKQETQSETDEQKPLTQREKQVRERTLNHVTIRLSSGEVRIIHKDCCATVGVASNPNYKYTQLGKAGRSRWLNIRPTVRGLAMNAADHPHGGGRGKSKGNVDPKSPWGLPAKSGYKTRPKWNVNKAVVIPRTRNQGKRRRGYH, translated from the exons ATGCTTCAACATCGGATCGCCCTGAAGGGCATTCGATTGCCATTCCGATGcatgtcttcgtcttctGTGCGCGCCAATTCTACAGGTGCGCGGCAACAAACAGAGCCTGCCTCAAGCTCCGACCTCGATCCTAGCCTTGCATTCGCTCCTCCTCCTATTCGCCTGGATTCTACCATTAACATGCGAAAATACACACCGCGTACGCCTGGTCTTCGACACTTGCGAAGGCCCGTAAATGATCATCTGTGGAAAGGTCGGCCGGTACACAAGTTGACATTTCCAAAACGTGGACACAGTAAGGGAGGTAGGAATAACACGGGCAGAGTTACCGTGCGGCATCACGGTGGTGGACACAAGCGCCGTATTCGAATGATCGACTTCAAACGAGATGCCCCCGGTCCGCATCTTGTCGAGCGCATTGAACATGACCCCGGACGGAGTGCCCACATTGCACTGGTTCGCAGCAAAGAAACACAAAAGTTGAGCTATATCGTGGCTGCAGACGGTTTGAGGGAGGGCGATGTTGTGCAGAGTTACATGGCTGGTATCCCTGAAGACCTTTGGAAGAGCATGGGAGGGACTGTGGACCCCGGTGTGATGGCTGCCCGAACTGCCTGGAGAGGCAACTGCTTGCCTCTACATATGGTTCCTGTTGGAACACTGATATTCAACATCGGACTGCGCCCAGACGGCGGTGGACAACTTTGCCGTAGCGCTGGCACGTATGGGACGCTCATATCCAAAGGTGTCAACCAGGTGAACGCGGCCGACAAAGAAAAGCAGGAAACCCAAAGTGAAACAGATGAACAGAAGCCGTTGACGCAACGCGAAAAACAAGTCCGGGAGCGCACCCTTAACCATGTCACTATCCGGCTTTCCAGTGGTGAGGTCCGTATTATCCATAAAGATTGCTGTGCCACTGTTGGTGTCGCTAGCAACCCGAACTATAAGTACACCCAACTGGGAAAGGCAGGTAGATCGCGCTGGCTTAACATCCGGCCGACAGTCCGTGGTCTTGCCATGAACGCCGCTGACCACCCTCACGGTGGTGGACGTGGAAAGTCCAAGGGTAATGTTGACCCGAAGAGTCCTTGGGGTCTTCCG GCGAAATCTGGTTACAAGACTCGGCCCAAGTGGAACGTCAACAAGGCTGTTGTTATCCCCAGAACCCGCAACCAGGGCAAGCGCCGCAGAGGATACCACTAG